One Defluviimonas sp. SAOS-178_SWC DNA window includes the following coding sequences:
- a CDS encoding aspartate/glutamate racemase family protein — translation METGGKTVFGATLGILMLDTQFPRIPGDIGNALTWPFPVQYRIVRGASPDKAVRGDADALTAPFIAAGRDLVAHGCDGIATNCGFLVPLQDHMSDALGVPVASSSLMQVPMVQRMLPPDRRVGIVTISRATLTERHRKAAGIPDGTPVEGTDDGREFTQKILSDALSVDFAQARADVVDAALRLHRATPDLGAIVLECTNMVPYAADVRRATGLPVFSIYSYLVWFQAGLMPRRFQPDLDDGGGAGAGHSV, via the coding sequence ATCGAGACCGGCGGAAAGACCGTCTTCGGCGCGACCCTCGGCATCCTGATGCTGGACACGCAGTTCCCCCGCATTCCGGGCGATATCGGCAACGCGCTGACCTGGCCGTTTCCCGTCCAGTACCGGATCGTGCGCGGGGCATCGCCGGACAAGGCGGTGCGGGGGGACGCCGACGCGCTGACCGCGCCCTTCATCGCGGCGGGCCGTGACCTCGTGGCGCATGGCTGCGACGGGATCGCGACCAATTGCGGGTTCCTCGTGCCCTTGCAGGATCACATGTCTGATGCTCTCGGCGTGCCGGTCGCAAGCTCTTCTTTGATGCAGGTGCCGATGGTGCAGCGGATGCTGCCGCCCGACCGGCGCGTCGGGATCGTCACGATTTCGCGTGCGACGCTGACCGAACGGCACCGCAAAGCCGCCGGCATTCCGGACGGCACGCCGGTCGAAGGCACGGACGATGGCAGGGAGTTCACGCAGAAGATCCTGTCGGATGCCCTGTCCGTCGACTTCGCACAGGCCCGCGCCGATGTGGTCGACGCAGCGCTCCGCCTTCACCGCGCGACGCCCGACCTTGGCGCGATCGTGCTCGAATGCACCAACATGGTGCCCTATGCCGCCGACGTGCGCCGGGCCACCGGTTTGCCGGTCTTCTCGATCTACAGCTATCTCGTCTGGTTCCAGGCCGGGCTGATGCCCCGCCGGTTCCAACCGGATCTCGATGACGGTGGCGGCGCGGGCGCCGGCCATTCCGTCTGA
- the hisA gene encoding 1-(5-phosphoribosyl)-5-[(5-phosphoribosylamino)methylideneamino]imidazole-4-carboxamide isomerase: MILYPAIDLKDGQCVRLLHGEMDKATVFGDDPAAQAAAFEAAGCEWIHLVDLNGAFAGAPVNAAAVEAILARVSVPCQLGGGIRDMKTIEGWLTKGLARVILGTVAVENPTLVREAALAFPGKVAVGIDARDGKVATKGWAEETDIRVTELARRFEDAGVAAIIYTDINRDGAMTGPNIEATEALARAVTIPVIASGGVSSLADLLALRDTGVISGAISGRALYDGAIDLKEALGALKATA; encoded by the coding sequence ATGATCCTCTATCCCGCCATCGACCTCAAGGACGGCCAGTGCGTGCGGCTCCTGCATGGAGAGATGGACAAGGCCACCGTCTTCGGCGACGACCCGGCCGCGCAGGCGGCCGCGTTCGAAGCCGCGGGATGCGAGTGGATCCACCTCGTCGATCTCAACGGCGCCTTCGCCGGCGCGCCGGTGAACGCGGCGGCGGTGGAAGCGATCCTCGCCCGCGTGTCGGTTCCCTGCCAGCTCGGCGGCGGCATCCGCGACATGAAGACCATCGAAGGCTGGCTCACCAAGGGTCTTGCCCGCGTCATCCTCGGCACCGTCGCGGTGGAGAACCCGACCCTCGTGCGCGAGGCGGCGCTGGCCTTTCCCGGCAAGGTCGCCGTCGGCATCGACGCCCGCGACGGCAAGGTCGCGACCAAGGGCTGGGCGGAAGAGACCGACATCAGGGTCACCGAGCTTGCCCGCCGCTTCGAGGATGCCGGCGTCGCCGCGATCATCTACACCGACATCAACCGCGACGGCGCGATGACCGGCCCGAATATCGAGGCGACCGAAGCCCTCGCCCGCGCCGTGACGATCCCGGTGATCGCCTCGGGCGGCGTCTCCTCGCTCGCCGACCTCCTCGCGCTCCGCGACACCGGCGTCATCTCCGGCGCCATCTCCGGCCGGGCGCTCTATGACGGCGCGATCGACCTTAAGGAAGCGCTGGGGGCCTTGAAGGCCACCGCCTGA
- a CDS encoding glutaminase, whose amino-acid sequence MDIAAILREVHESVGQSADRGAVATYIPELADIDPGLFAMSVVLADGSQHSVGDAAMPFSIQSISKVFALALALGRLGDRLWFRVGREPSGLAFNSILQLEHEKGIPRNPFINAGAIVVTDAVLSHHAPREYLGELLRFIRTAAGDDDIHINRAVARSETESGHRNFALAHFIRAYGNLVNPPDLTLGAYFHQCAVEMSCDQLARAGRFLMGAPGMPRLVSPGRVRRINALMLTCGHYDGSGDFAFRVGLPGKSGVGGGILVIAPGRASIAVWSPGLNAQGNSKLGTEAVELLARRAGWSVFG is encoded by the coding sequence ATGGACATCGCCGCGATCCTGCGCGAGGTCCACGAAAGCGTCGGCCAGAGCGCGGACCGCGGCGCGGTCGCCACCTACATTCCCGAACTGGCCGATATCGATCCCGGCCTTTTCGCGATGTCGGTGGTGCTGGCCGATGGCAGCCAGCATTCGGTCGGCGACGCCGCCATGCCGTTCTCGATCCAGAGCATCTCGAAGGTTTTCGCCCTTGCCCTCGCGCTCGGCCGGCTCGGCGACCGGCTCTGGTTCCGCGTCGGGCGGGAGCCGTCCGGCCTCGCCTTCAACTCGATCCTCCAACTCGAACACGAGAAGGGCATCCCGCGAAATCCCTTCATCAATGCCGGCGCCATCGTGGTCACCGACGCGGTCCTCTCGCACCACGCCCCGCGCGAATATCTCGGCGAACTGCTGCGCTTCATCCGCACCGCCGCCGGCGACGACGACATCCATATCAACCGGGCCGTCGCGCGATCCGAGACCGAAAGCGGCCACCGCAACTTCGCGCTCGCGCATTTCATCCGCGCCTATGGCAACCTCGTCAATCCGCCCGACCTCACACTCGGCGCCTATTTCCACCAATGCGCTGTCGAGATGAGCTGCGATCAGCTGGCCCGCGCCGGGCGGTTCCTGATGGGCGCGCCGGGCATGCCGCGGCTTGTCTCGCCGGGCCGGGTGCGGCGGATCAACGCGCTGATGCTGACTTGTGGCCATTACGACGGCTCGGGCGATTTCGCCTTTCGCGTCGGGCTGCCCGGCAAGTCGGGTGTCGGCGGGGGGATCCTGGTGATCGCGCCCGGCCGCGCCTCGATCGCCGTCTGGTCGCCGGGGCTCAATGCGCAAGGCAACTCGAAGCTCGGCACCGAGGCGGTCGAGCTTCTCGCCCGCCGCGCCGGCTGGTCGGTCTTCGGCTAG
- a CDS encoding DUF2147 domain-containing protein, whose translation MKKTVIAAALVLSAGMASADPVEGVWQTEVDDGSYAYVTMAPCGSAYCGKISRTFKTDGEYQSPNLGKTLVIDMVPNGDGSYAGKVWRPSNDKVYIGKIQLNGDSLRLAGCVAGGLLCSKQTWQRVK comes from the coding sequence ATGAAGAAGACGGTGATCGCGGCGGCCCTGGTCTTGTCCGCAGGCATGGCGTCGGCCGACCCTGTCGAGGGGGTGTGGCAGACCGAGGTGGATGACGGATCATATGCCTATGTCACGATGGCGCCCTGCGGCAGTGCCTATTGCGGCAAGATTTCTCGGACCTTCAAGACGGATGGGGAATATCAATCTCCCAACCTCGGCAAGACGCTGGTTATCGACATGGTGCCGAACGGCGACGGCTCCTATGCCGGCAAGGTCTGGCGGCCGTCGAACGACAAGGTCTATATTGGGAAGATCCAGCTCAATGGCGACAGCCTGCGTCTGGCCGGCTGCGTTGCGGGCGGGCTTCTGTGCTCAAAGCAGACCTGGCAGCGTGTGAAGTGA